The Blastopirellula marina genome contains the following window.
TTGTCCGTCAGGTGTCAGGCCTTCCGGAGATTCCGGTGACATCAGAGAACCTGCCAACCTCTGGCAGACGATTGGCCCTGGCAAACTATCTTACCGATCCCAAGCATCCCTTGACTGCCCGAGCGATCATAAATCGTGTCTGGATGCATCACTTCGGCGTCGGCTTGGTTACAACGCCAACCGACTTCGGTGTGCTGGGCGAACGGCCGACGCACCCAGAACTTCTCGATTGGCTGGCAGCCGAGTTTATCGAAAGTGGTTGGGACCTGAAACACATGCACCGGCTGATCTTAACGTCCAATGCGTGGCGACAGGCAGTCCGGGATGATGCAGAGTTGCAAATCGATGACCCCGACAATCGATGGTATGGGGGAGCTCGCCTGCGACGTCTCGATGCCGAGACGATTCGCGATAGCCTGCTGACAATCTCCGGCGAACTGAACACAAAACAATTCGGTCCGCCGGTTCCGGTGATGCCGGACGTCGTCGGCCGGATCGTGGTTGGTGAAGAAAACACTAACGCGGGTCGACCAGGCGCGGTGGTTGATATGAAAGGGGAAGATCTACGACGAAGCGTTTTTATTCAGGTTCGGCGCAGTCGTCCATTAAGCATGATGGAGACGTTCGACCAACCGGCGATGAGTCCGAATTGTGATCAACGTCGACCTTCCACGAGCGCAACGCAGTCACTGATGATGCTCAACAGCGTGGAGCTGATCGACCGTTCACGGAAAGTAGCATCCAACTTGACGCGAGAGTTTCCAGACGATTCGACCAAACGGATTGAGTCGACCTGGCAAACGATCTATTGCCGTGCGATTGAAAAACAAGAGTTAGTCGACGCTCAGGCGTTTATTCAGTCCGTGACGGAAGACCTCGAGAAGCAAGCAGCCTATCAAGCTAAGGGGAAGAAGCAGCCGGTTCGTTCCGCCGATGAGGAAGCCCTCGCCGTATTGTGTCAGGTGCTTCTTAGCTCCAACGAGTTTTTGTACGTCCAGTAACAGGAAGAAAGAGCATGACTTCTCCTCACGATCTTGCTGTCGGTAGTCGCCGCCACTTTATGGCGACGAGTGCGATGAGTCTTGGTTCGTTGGCTTTTTCCTGGATGCAGCAGCAGGAAGCCTTGGCCGCCGAACAAACGAAGCCACCGATTGGGCCGCAGATCTTTGATAACACACCGAAGATTCCGGCAAAGCCCCCTCAAGCCAAAGCTATGATATCGCTCTGGATGCAGGGAGGACCGAGTCATCACGACCTATTCGATCCCAAGCCGGAAATGAAGAAATACGACGGCAAGGAGTTCCCAGGCGAACTAAAGCAAGATAACAAAGCCCAGGCAAGTTCCAAGGTATTTGCTTCACCCTGGAAATTTTCTCCCAGCGGACAATGCGGGATGGAGCTTTCCGAGCTATTGCCTCACCTACAAACGGTGGCGGATGACATCTGCTTGATTCGCTCGATGAAAACAGGTGTGAATAATCACGGTCAATCGATTCGGGCGTTACAGGGTGGGCGTATCACCGGTGGTCGGCCAACGCTCGGAAGTTGGATGACCTACGGATTGGGATCAGAAGCCGACAATCTGCCAGCCTTCGTTGCGTTGATCGATCCAGGACAACTCCCAGTACTGGGAGTTGAGAATTGGTCAAACGGTTGGTTACCGTCGATCTATCAGGGAACGGTCATTCGCCCGACCGAGCCGCGAATTCTGGACCTGACGCCGCCAGCTCACTTGAAAGGAATGACGCAGCAAAAATCGCTGGAATTCTTAGAACAGTTGAATTCACAACACGTCCAGCAATTTGCCGATGTTTCGGATCTCCAGGCGCGGATGGCTAGCTATCAATTGGCCGCCAAAATGCAGTTGGCAGCGACCGAAGCACTCGACCTGTCGCAAGAGACCGCAGCGACGAAGAAGATGTATGGGATCGATCAAAAAGAGACGGCCGACTACGGCAGTCGCTGCTTGATCGCGCGACGTTTGATTGAGAGAGGCGTTCGCTTCGTCCAGATCTACACCTCCAATCAGTTATGGGATAGCCACGGACGTATTACGACTCTGCTGCCCAACGCCTGCAAGAAGGTCGACCAGCCGTCAGCCGCCCTGGTCGCCGACTTGAAGCAGCGAGGCTTGCTCGACGAAACGGTAGTACACTGGGGAGGCGAAATGGGGCGACTACCGGTCGTTCAGAATGACGCCGGGCCCGCTAAGATTGGTCGCGACCATAATACGTACGGGTTCAGCATGTGGGTCGCGGGTGGCGGCTTCCGCGGAGGCCATGTCCACGGCAAGACCGACGAGTGGGGACATCACGCGATCGAAGGGGTAGTTAATCACTTCGACTATCACGCCACGCTACTCCATTTGTTCGGCCTAGAGCATGACAAGCTAACCTACCGCCGCAGCGAACGGGATCAGACGCTTACCGATGGACAGCCAGCAAGGATCATACACGACCTTCTCAGGGCATAGTCCAACGCTTCGGGTTTTTATGCGTACTTCGGGACTAATTCACGAAGGCCTTGGGAACCAGATCCGTCAGCGTTTCTTGGATTTGCTCCCAGTGGATCGGCTTAGTAAAGAAAGCAGAGGCTCCCATGCTTCGCATTTGACGCTCGATGTAGCCTTCTTTTCTTCCGGTCAATACGACGACGGGAATATCGGCCGTGACCGGTGATTCTTTCAGCCGACGCATCACATAGGCTCCATCTCCGCCTGGCAATTCATAGTCGAGAATGATCGCGCTGGGTGCAGACATGAACGCGTATCGGTATCCATCTGCGCCCTCATTGGAATTGACGGCTGTAATTCCGATTCCCTGCAGACGTCGACGAAGCGAAAACGCAACGTCCTCGTCATCTTCGATCGTGAGCACCCATGGACTTGAATCAACTTCCGTTGGGTCTGTTGTCGGTTTGGCTTCTCGCTGTTCCATTTCAACTCCCAGGATGTCAAATACACGGTCTAGAATCTCTACACAACTTGTCGAGGCGTCTTCTTCGAGAGCTTCGCTCATTTCGTTTTTCCTTGGAGGAATTTTAAGCAGATCACACAGCAGTGGCTCAATCTGACTCCAAATATCGGTCGTCTTGGGAATATAAAACGCGCACAATTGATGGCAACGTTTGACGACTTCCGAAGATGTATTGCCGGTCAACACAATCACAGGAATCGAGTTCAACTTTTCGTGATTAACCAGCATTTCACAAACGGAAAGGCCATTACCATGTGGCATGTTTACATCCAGAACGATCGCCTCAGGATGAAATGCTTCCGCTTTGGCGAGGGCCTCCATCGCGTTGCTTGCTTCTAAGACATTCAGCCCAAGCTTCTCACAACGAAGCCTGAGCACATCGACGATATCGGTGTTGTCGTCCGCGATCAGGACAGTCTTCTTCATCGAAGTCTCCACATGGTTCTGGGGGGTGAATCAGGGAAAACGTAGGTTTACGCCAAGACCGGCATCAGCACGGCATGAATGGCGGAAATGATTCGATAGCCTTCATATGGCTTCTGAACAAAGAACCTGGCACCAGCGTCCAGTGCGCGGTACTCGTCCGACAAACTGGCGGAAAGCATAATGACCGGAATCTCCGAGGTAGCAGGATCCATCCGCAAATCATGCAACGTATCCAGACCATCCTTCTCCGGCATTTGCACATCCAACAGAATTACATCCGGATGACTCCTTTTGGCTGCCTCAATTCCGCTTGGTCCGTCCTTCGCGAACAATGGCGAAAAACCGGCGGCCCGTAACCAGTAGGATACGCCGTCACGTATATCGTGCTCGTCATCCACAATCAGAATTTGCTTTGAATCGTCCATTTTCGTCTTTGCCCCTATCGAAAAAGGAATGAGATGGTCTTGGCTCAATGTACTGCCAAGGACTCATCCGTATGAAGACTAAACTCTGTCTTCAGAATGCGATCAAATTCGCCAAGAATCCGACGTGCTGAGATCTGTGCTGGCCACTTTTGGATAATGCGTCGTGAGTAGCCGGGAAGTGGTCCTTGAGGCCGGTTTCGATTGAATCGACCGAAGTCACGATTGGCTCTTTCTTCCCACCGTGGCATCTCGTTTTCGGGAATCGAGAGAACGAGCAGCCACTCACGAGTCGATAATCGAAACAGGAGATCCTGCCTGCGTAGTAAACAGTTCATGAAACGATCGAAGTCATTTGCATCCTTTTCAGCAATCGTCTCCCCAAGCGAGATTTTGTTGACGAACAACGGAAAGGGAGAACCATTGCGAATTTCTAGCCAACGCCAAAAGACCTCGCTTGGTTCGGCGAGTGGTACAGTGAAAGCGAATGTGCTTCCTCGCCCAATCTCACTTTCGACGCTGAGTTTGCCAAGATTGACGCGAGTCAACCGCTGAGCAATGCTCAGCCCGAGACCAAAGCCCTTACCGCTGGTCGACTCACTGTTTTCAAGCTGCTCGAACCTTTGAAAGATTTGCTCTAAACATTCCGGTTCAATACCTGGGCCATGATCGGTCACGCCAATCATGATCTCAGCCTCGATCGGATGATATTTGGCCCACAAAACAATCTTCTGACCCGGTTCGGAGAACTTGATTGCATTGACCGCGAGATTGCTAATCACACGAACCGTTTTCTCACTATCGCAATAAGCATCTGGCAAGTCTTTCGGGCAATCAATAACTAGTTCAATTCCCTTGATCGAAGCCCGTTCTCGCAGCAAACTGGCCGCATGAGCAACGATCTGTGGAATACTGACCGGACGCCGCCAGGCATTGAGTAGCCCAGCCTCCAACTTGCTCGCGTCTAGGATGTCGTCCACCATGTTGTTAAGATCATCCGCCCGTACTGCTACCTTACCAAGCAGCTTTTTTTGCTCGGGGTTGATGTCGCCAGCCATCCCGTCGCGGACAATCGAAACATAGTCCTTGATCACGGTTAACGGCGTTCGAAGATCATGCGAAACGTTATCTACAAACTCTCTCGCAGTCCGATAGAGCTTGCGCAAATGTCGGTTCTTCTGCTTCAGTTGGGTCGCCTGATCACGCAGTTGTCCCTGACTTCGCTTAAGGTGACGCACCAAGCGTTTTATGCGGTTCAAATTGCTTTGCCGCTCAATGGCATGAACAACCGCCCGAGCAAGGGCACTGCCGCAAAGTTCTTCCTTCAAACGAAAGTCTTGGGCTCCAGCTGCCAATATTTCGTCTTCAATTTCCGGTGTCGCCACCGATGTGATTGCTAAAATGGCAGAGTTCTTGCTCAGTTCACGCAGCTTTGCAACGGTTGCGATCCCGTGGCAGTCAGGTACATGAACATCCGCAATGATGGCATCGACTGAACCGCGTTGCAGATAAGCCATTGCCGCCTCCATACATGGCGTGCATTTAATATGGAAGCCGTACCTCGATTGTTGAAGCTGACGCGTGATAATGCGCGCATCTGCGTCGTCATCCTCTAAGATCAACACCTTGATTGTTGCGTTCTCTGTTTTCATTCGTCCTGCCCTTTTGCCTTTGGAACTCACGTGCAGGTCAATTCGAGACCAACCATGAAAAACGCAGATATTTCTGGACCGACAAGTAGCCGGATCGTTGCATGAATTTCGTCACTCACTTCACCATCGGAGGTATCTACCCCCTCCATCAACAACCTACCCTGCGATATCTTTCTCGCATCTTGCCGAAGCTAGTTTGCGGATTTGCGCACTAGCTTGAAAAGCCAGTTACGGGATGGCATGCAGAATATCACTTCAATGTGTGCTGATGCATATAGAAACTGATAGACCCGTTACAAGCCGTTCAAACTGGCCTCGGGATTGGTCGCTAGGCAACCATTCCAAATCTCATGTCTAAATGGGTATATCCGATCTGAATCCGGAATACCGGACGTCGCCTTGCTTAATCATCAGATCTCGTTGCAAATGGTCGAAAACATGGAATGATGAGTTAGACGAGCACTTACTCGCCAAAACGTTTCGCTATGTACGTGCCCCATCGCAATCCTCGTGTTTCCTAAATAGCCAGCATATTCCCCATGCGTTTCCTTACGATTGATGACAGCATTGCCGACGCCCGTGTCCTTCAGGCCATGCTTATCCAGGCATGCCCCGCAGGATTCGAATCGGTACACGTACTAAGCGGAGAGGAAGGATTCGAGCAGATCCAGGAAAACAACTTCGACTGCGTCTTCTTGGACTATCGCCTCGAGGATTCCGACCACTGGGAATTTCTTCAGAAGATTCGTGAAGCCGGAAATGATGTGCCAATCATCGCCATCTCAGGCGCGGGTAACGAACAGATTGCCGTCGAGGGCTTAAAACTGGGTGCTCAAGATTATCTGGTCAAGGACTCCGTTACTGCGGAGACCGTACACCGCGCACTGACTAATGCGATTGAAAAGGTAAGACTCTCTCGGGAACTTGCTAAGCGGCAGAAAGAGCTCCGAGATTTCGCTCACATGGCAGCGCACGATCTTCAGGCCCCACTTCGCCGCATCACCCAGCTTTCTGAGTTTCTCAAGGAAGATCTGGAAGGGAAGCTCGACGAAACTTGTGCAACCAATGTCGACCTCATTGGCACCAATGCACGGCGGCTTCAAGCGTTGGTGCAAAGCTTGATCGAGTTTGCCCGTAACGGCTCGCTCGAAAGCCGAAGGCAAGAGGTTTCATTAGACCAAGTACGTGATGCCGCCCTATTCAACCTCGATCTTCAGATTCGAGAATCGGGAGCGACGATTCAATCGGAACCGTTGCCGAATGTCACCGGAGACGACGCAACACTCACACTTCTCTTCCAAAATCTCATCTCAAATGCGATCAAATTTCGAGGAGTAGAGGCCCCACGCATCCGAATTTCCGCTCAGCGGGAAGAGCGTCAGTGGAAGATTTCGATCTCCGACAATGGAATTGGGATCAGCAAGGAATACCTGGAAGGTGTCTTTGCCCCTTTTCGACGCTTACATGCCCAGCGAGAATACGAAGGCTCTGGTATCGGCTTGGCAACATGCCAGAAGATCGTCGAACAACATGATGGCCAAATTTGGGTTGAATCAGAGCCTGACCAGGGCTCTACTTTTTACTTCACGATTCCCGATCCATCGACCTAGGATTGATTCGTCGTCCTTGCCAGATAGACATCATGATCAGCAACGCCACCTCCGCCCCCTCTTCTAAGTCGAGACTGATCGCTGCGGCATGGTTATTGATCGCCGGAAGAATCTTTCTATGTCTGGCTCTCGTCACCGCATGCATTGTCATGTTGGCTTGGCCCGCCGGTTGGATTAGCCTTCGATCACTAGTCGACGGCCTTCCTACCATGAAGTTCAACACGGCACTTGGTCTAGCCGCACTGGCCGCAACAGGACTGCTCCGATCTCGTGTGCACTTCGTGGTCAACCGTATCGACTGGGCGGCGATTGGATTGGCGGCCTTTGTATTCGCGCTAGCAACAATAAGTCTGCTAGAAGTCGCGTTCTCCTGGGATTTCGGCATCGATACGCTTCTCAGTGACGATCCTCGATCAATCCGTATCGGCAGAACTCCGGGGCTGATGTCTACCGGAACGGCAATCGGACTTTGGCTACTCGCCGTCAGTCAAATCATTTCCAACTTCGTGCCCACTTGGGTCCGAAAGTCGATCGCCTCCTTAGCTGGCATCTTGGGGCTCATTAGCATTTTCCTCTTCCTCTTTCGCAACAATGTTCGCGGAACGAGTATCTTTTCGACGACCGCGATTCACACGGCAACGTTACTCGTCTTTGTAGCAGCTGGCTTCTTTCTAGTCTGGCGTGGATCCCGATTTATTCATACTGAGAGCGATCAAGATATTGTCCTCGCAGAACTTCGACGGGCACGCCCTATCAGTGGAGTCGTTGTCGGAATGCTGGCCGTCGCCTTGCTCGTCACAGGAAGCTTGGTCTGGGATGCCCAGCGAACCATTCGAGAAGCAAACAACGCCAGATTCGCTTATTACACCAACTTGGCGGTCGAAGACATCGATCGCAGCATCAACCGTGTCGTCTACGGACTGCGTGGACTTCGTGGTCTCTATATCGGCAGCCAACACGTCTCGCGCGATGAGTTTGCAAAGTTCGTTTTATCGCGAAATCTAGCAGTTGAGTTTCCTGGCGCAATCGGGTTTGGTTTGATTCAACGAGTCGAGCGTTCCAATTTGAAAAACTATATCGCGGAGGTTCGCGCGGACAATACTCCAGAATTTCAAGTCTTAACGACCGGAAACGCTCCCGATCTCTTCATCATTCGCTACATCTATCCTTTAGAGCAAAACCAAACTGCCTGGGGCTATGATATCGGTTCGGAGACTACCAGACGCGCAGCCGTAGAGAAGGCAACCAGAACCGGGAAACCGACAATCTCGGGCCGGATCGAACTTCTGCAAGACAAACAGAAGACCAGTGGTTTCCTTTACTTCTTACCAATCTACCAATCCGCGGAAACGCCGCTTTCGCCCGAAGAACGCGTCAAACAACTTCGAGGACTGATCTATGCACCAATCATCCTTGAACAAACATTAACCGGCATCGAAAGTCTCACGCTTGGGAACGTTGAGGTCGTCATTCAAGATGTCGAAGATCCTGATTCACCGACCCTCCTTTATGGAGATGACACACTTCTCAACTCCAGGGATTCGAAGTTCGCCCCTAATACTCGCCAGTTCTCGCTTACACGAGAAATTATCGCCGGAGGCCGCAAATGGCGGATCAGTGTGTTTAGCACCCGTGGATTTGAAAATCGAATCGATCGAGTCACACCGGCAATGATTGGTGTGGGGGGAATTACGTTGAGCATGCTTCTGGTCGGCGTCATTTGGCTGATGGGTCGCAACATGGCGCTCGCGCACAACTTGACGGTCGAACTACAAACAAGCGAAGAAGTCGCCAAAGAAGCACGACTTGCAGCTGAAAAAGCCAATTTGGCCAAGAGCGAATTCCTCGCGAATATGAGCCATGAAATCCGTACGCCCATGAACGCGATCATTGGCCTTACCGACTCGGTACTGCGAACCGAACTAACCAACGATCAGCGAGATTATTTGCGTACGGTTGCCGAGTCCTCCAATACCCTGTTGCAAATCATCAACGACATTCTCGACTTCTCAAAGATTGAAGCAGGCAAACTCGAACTCGACGAGGAAGAATTCCAACCACGAGACTTGATCGCAAAATTACTTAAGTCGCTTTCTCCGAAACTCCACAATCGAAATGTCGAAATCGTCTATCACGTAGAACGATCGGTCCCGACACTTCTCAAGGGAGATGCTCGACGACTCGGACAGATCCTGCTGAACCTGGTCGGCAATGCGATCAAGTTTACTCACCAAGGCATGATTGAAGTCAAAGTGGTGAACGTCCCTACTGAGAGCGCAAGTGTCGATGAAATCCAATTGAAGTTCTCGGTCCGTGATACGGGCATTGGCATTCCACCAGACAAGCTGGATTCGATATTCAATGTCTTCGAGCAAGCCGATACTTCGGTTACGCGTCGTTATGGCGGCACAGGCCTGGGTCTGACGATTTCTTCGCTTCTAGTACGAAAGCTGGGTGGCGAGATCTGGCTTGAAAGCGAAGAGGGAGTGGGAAGTACGTTTTACTTCACGGTCAAACTTCGCAAGGCTCAATTTCAAACGCCTCAGCCATGGCAAGACGCTGCTCACATTCTGGCTGGCAAACGAGCACTCGTCGTGGACGATAATGAAATCGACCAACTGATGCTGAAGGAAGTTGCCGAATCGTACAATATCCAAGCTCAAGTCGCCGATTCTGGTGCAAAGGCGCTCGAACGCTTGCGAGCCGCGGCAACAGACGAATATCCATTTGACGTAGTGATTGCCGACGTCAGGATGCCGGAAATGGATGGCTATGAGATGATTCAAAAGCTGCAAGCGGCACCCGAAACCTACGGGCAGCCAGTCGTCATCTTGGTTTCTTCGGGTGGCATCAACAGTCACGATCGAGACACGACGCTCCAGATTGCCTCCCGGATTCGCAAACCGATTAAACCGTCGGAATTGCTCGAGGCGATCATCGATGGCTTCGGAATTGGCACTACGGAAGAAGTCATCTCGACCTCCGACGAATTGGAAACGGTCGAATCGAGTATTCCCAAGCTTCGTGTATTGGTGGCCGAGGATAGCCTACCGAATCAGAAAGTTGCGATGGCTATTCTCAAACGACGTAACCATGACGTTACCATTGTGCAAAATGGCCTGGAAGCATTAGAGACTGTTCAGCACAACCAGTTTGATGTTGTCCTGATGGACGTGCAGATGCCAGAGATGGATGGTCTGACGGCTGCTTTTCAAATCCGTGAGCATGAACAAAAGCACGGCGGGCATGTTCCGATTGTTGCCACTACGGCTCATGCATTGAAAAAGGATCGGGAACGTTGCCTGTCCGCCGGTATGGACGAGTATGTCTCAAAACCACTTTCTGCCGACGAGTTATTCGCAGCGATTGAGAATGCGATTCACCGCAGCAACGGTAACGCAGCGGCCCCGTTGACTCTATCTCTTGGCGCGTCCACCGAACAACCAAAATCAGAATCGGCACATACGCAAATCCCTTGGGAGAAACTTCTTGAGCGACTTGGCAATGACCACAAAACGCTAATTGATATCGTAGAAGCTTATGCCCCTGAGATGGAAAAGAGCATGGAGAACATTCGCACGGCTTTAGGAAAGTCCGATGGCCATTTGCTGACGATTTCTGCGCATAAACTCAAAAGTGCACTCCGTTTTTTCCATCAAATCGAGACCTCGAAAATCGCGGAAACTCTTGAAAAGCGGGGACTTAACAACGAATTCGAAGCCGCTCACCCTGAGGCGGATGAGCTTGAACGTAGGCTGTCGCAGCTTATGCCTTGCCTGATAGACTTTATTCCAGCTTGACCTTTCCTGTCTTCCTGGAAATTCCTGCCCATATGGTCGCCAACCAAATTACCATTTTGCTTGTAGACGATGACGATGTGGATGCCGATATCATCCGTCGAGCGATCACGAAGCAACGTATTGCGAACCCGATCGTACGTGCTCGCGATGGCTTAGAAGCATTAACGGTCCTTCGCGGTAACGAATCAGAAGCCGCTCTGAATCGTCCCTATTTAATTCTGCTCGACCTGAACATGCCCCGCATGTCCGGCATCGAATTTCTGCAGGAACTCCGGGACGACAAAAACCTTCACGACAGTATCGTGTTTGTCCTCTCGAGTTCGCTCGACGATCGTGACATTCTTAAATCCTATGAGAAGCATGTCGCAGGCTATCTCCCCAAAGGCAAGTTTGGTGACCCGTTTGTCGATCAGCTTAACTCGCTACAACTGTACTGGCGTTATATCGAGTTCCCACCGGAACATTGAATTCTCGCTAGCAGCTTTGAGCTAGTATTTTAGTCTTTTCCGCAAATAACATTCCTGTTTGATGTTGTCGAACTCGCTTTTGACATGTAGAACATTTACTACGTATTAAAGACGAGATGCGGGGAAGTGATTCCCGGCAGGTTTCTTCACCGGTTCGACTGGACGTCACGCTCTTGTCATGCGAGCAGTCCGCCTTCTTGAGGGCGTGATTTGTGGAATGTATTCCAAACTGCTTACGTGACGTCAATTATCGGTGCCTCTGTACATTCAGGTAGGACGATACCTGAACGAATCCGACGGGAAAGGAAACCAAGCTATTCTCGTGCTCTCTCGAAGTGCCCAGGAGTCGATTGAATTTCCTAATTTGGGAATCTCCATCAAGGTACTACAAATTTCGCGTTCCCGAGTTCGACTCGGAATCGACGCCCCGCGAGATGTTCAAGTAAGACGCCAGGAACTGCCACCTGACGACTTCAGTGGCCTACCTAAGAATCACGAGCAGATCACGGAATCTCCTATTACAGAGCACCTTCGCACCGCGGTTGATTCTTTGCGGAAGGTGCAAATTGCCGCTGAGATCACCGAGTCAGATCACGTACTCGCGCTTTTGACGCGTTTTATTCGCGATTTGGAAGTACTCGATCGCCAAGTCCAAATGTGGTCGCCATCCCCCACGACACCACGCGGCGAAGAACATCGCCGAGCCTTGGTCGTCGACGATAACGAGAACGAAGCCAAGCTGCTGGCAAGCTTTCTCCGCCTCAAACAGTTTCAGGTCGATTCGGTCTACAATGGCGCCGATGCATTGTCGTATCTGGCCAATAACGAAACGCCCGATGTCATCTTGCTCGACATGAACATGCCTCAATACAACGGTGGCTGGACCGTTCGTGAGATCCGTCGAGATACGAAGTTCGAACATCTCAAGGTTTTCGCCGTCAGCGGAGCTCATCCGACAGAATACGGCGTTGAAGTTGGTCCAGGCGGATGCGATCGCTGGTTCCAAAAGCCGATCAATCCCAGCACGCTCGTGGACGAAATCATTCACGGTGCCAACACACGAGAGAGTGTTCTGAACTGATCAGCGTAGCCAGTTTTCAGTCGGGCAAATTTCCTGATCCATCAAGTCCAGCACTTATCATCTAGCATCGATCGAAACGGTTGAGAACCGAATGGTAGGAGGAAAACCAGTTGCTACAATACGATGAATTCAACGTATGGCAGCTAATTGGTAGTGCTGGATGAACTCAGACAATATCTCCACAGGGGCTAACGAGGGATCTCTTTCGGAAACGTCAGCGGAAACTCCTTTCTACGTAGTGGGGATTGGTGCGTCTGCAGGTGGACTTGAGTCGCTCGAATTGTTCTTTGATCACATGCCGACCAGTAGCGGCATGGCGTTCGTCGTGGTCCAGCATCTTTCTCCTGACTTCAAAAGCTTGATGGACCAACTATTGGCCCGTCATACACAAATTGAAATCCACCGTGTGGAAGATGGCATGCGTGTTCGACCGAACG
Protein-coding sequences here:
- a CDS encoding CHASE domain-containing protein — encoded protein: MISNATSAPSSKSRLIAAAWLLIAGRIFLCLALVTACIVMLAWPAGWISLRSLVDGLPTMKFNTALGLAALAATGLLRSRVHFVVNRIDWAAIGLAAFVFALATISLLEVAFSWDFGIDTLLSDDPRSIRIGRTPGLMSTGTAIGLWLLAVSQIISNFVPTWVRKSIASLAGILGLISIFLFLFRNNVRGTSIFSTTAIHTATLLVFVAAGFFLVWRGSRFIHTESDQDIVLAELRRARPISGVVVGMLAVALLVTGSLVWDAQRTIREANNARFAYYTNLAVEDIDRSINRVVYGLRGLRGLYIGSQHVSRDEFAKFVLSRNLAVEFPGAIGFGLIQRVERSNLKNYIAEVRADNTPEFQVLTTGNAPDLFIIRYIYPLEQNQTAWGYDIGSETTRRAAVEKATRTGKPTISGRIELLQDKQKTSGFLYFLPIYQSAETPLSPEERVKQLRGLIYAPIILEQTLTGIESLTLGNVEVVIQDVEDPDSPTLLYGDDTLLNSRDSKFAPNTRQFSLTREIIAGGRKWRISVFSTRGFENRIDRVTPAMIGVGGITLSMLLVGVIWLMGRNMALAHNLTVELQTSEEVAKEARLAAEKANLAKSEFLANMSHEIRTPMNAIIGLTDSVLRTELTNDQRDYLRTVAESSNTLLQIINDILDFSKIEAGKLELDEEEFQPRDLIAKLLKSLSPKLHNRNVEIVYHVERSVPTLLKGDARRLGQILLNLVGNAIKFTHQGMIEVKVVNVPTESASVDEIQLKFSVRDTGIGIPPDKLDSIFNVFEQADTSVTRRYGGTGLGLTISSLLVRKLGGEIWLESEEGVGSTFYFTVKLRKAQFQTPQPWQDAAHILAGKRALVVDDNEIDQLMLKEVAESYNIQAQVADSGAKALERLRAAATDEYPFDVVIADVRMPEMDGYEMIQKLQAAPETYGQPVVILVSSGGINSHDRDTTLQIASRIRKPIKPSELLEAIIDGFGIGTTEEVISTSDELETVESSIPKLRVLVAEDSLPNQKVAMAILKRRNHDVTIVQNGLEALETVQHNQFDVVLMDVQMPEMDGLTAAFQIREHEQKHGGHVPIVATTAHALKKDRERCLSAGMDEYVSKPLSADELFAAIENAIHRSNGNAAAPLTLSLGASTEQPKSESAHTQIPWEKLLERLGNDHKTLIDIVEAYAPEMEKSMENIRTALGKSDGHLLTISAHKLKSALRFFHQIETSKIAETLEKRGLNNEFEAAHPEADELERRLSQLMPCLIDFIPA
- a CDS encoding response regulator yields the protein MPDRLYSSLTFPVFLEIPAHMVANQITILLVDDDDVDADIIRRAITKQRIANPIVRARDGLEALTVLRGNESEAALNRPYLILLDLNMPRMSGIEFLQELRDDKNLHDSIVFVLSSSLDDRDILKSYEKHVAGYLPKGKFGDPFVDQLNSLQLYWRYIEFPPEH
- a CDS encoding response regulator, which translates into the protein MLSRSAQESIEFPNLGISIKVLQISRSRVRLGIDAPRDVQVRRQELPPDDFSGLPKNHEQITESPITEHLRTAVDSLRKVQIAAEITESDHVLALLTRFIRDLEVLDRQVQMWSPSPTTPRGEEHRRALVVDDNENEAKLLASFLRLKQFQVDSVYNGADALSYLANNETPDVILLDMNMPQYNGGWTVREIRRDTKFEHLKVFAVSGAHPTEYGVEVGPGGCDRWFQKPINPSTLVDEIIHGANTRESVLN